From a region of the Polynucleobacter corsicus genome:
- the glyQ gene encoding glycine--tRNA ligase subunit alpha: MLTFQQIILKLQDYWDQQGCALLQPIDLEVGAGTSHTATFLRAIGPEPWKAAYVQPSRRPKDGRYGENPNRLQHYYQYQVVLKPAPENILELYLGSLAALGLDLQKNDVRFVEDDWENPTLGAWGLGWEVWLNGMEVTQFTYFQQVGGIDCKPVLGEITYGIERLAMYIQNCSNVYDLVWADGISYGDVYHQNEVEQSCYNFEHSNTDLLFANFTNYESEAKRLMEVPLALPAYEMVLKAGHTFNLLDARGAISVTERAAYIGRIRNLSRAVAQAYLESREKLGFPICQRQSKA, encoded by the coding sequence ATGCTTACTTTTCAGCAAATCATTCTCAAACTCCAAGATTACTGGGACCAACAAGGTTGCGCCCTATTGCAACCTATCGACCTTGAGGTCGGTGCTGGTACATCTCATACAGCTACCTTCTTGAGGGCTATTGGTCCCGAGCCATGGAAAGCTGCTTACGTCCAACCTTCACGTAGACCAAAAGACGGTCGTTATGGAGAAAATCCGAATCGCCTGCAGCACTACTACCAGTACCAGGTAGTACTGAAGCCTGCACCAGAAAATATTCTTGAGCTCTACTTAGGTTCTCTTGCCGCCTTGGGTCTTGATCTTCAAAAGAACGATGTGCGTTTTGTTGAGGATGATTGGGAAAATCCAACTTTAGGTGCCTGGGGCTTAGGCTGGGAAGTCTGGCTCAACGGCATGGAAGTGACGCAGTTCACCTATTTTCAGCAAGTGGGCGGCATTGACTGCAAACCTGTTTTGGGCGAAATCACCTACGGTATTGAGCGTTTGGCAATGTATATCCAAAATTGCTCCAACGTATACGACCTCGTTTGGGCCGATGGCATCTCTTATGGTGATGTGTATCACCAGAATGAAGTGGAGCAGTCTTGCTATAACTTTGAACACTCCAATACCGACCTATTGTTCGCCAACTTCACCAACTACGAAAGTGAAGCCAAGCGTTTGATGGAGGTGCCATTAGCCTTACCCGCTTATGAAATGGTACTTAAGGCTGGACATACCTTTAACTTGCTAGATGCCCGTGGCGCTATTTCGGTTACTGAGCGTGCAGCCTATATCGGACGTATCCGCAATCTCTCTCGCGCAGTAGCGCAGGCTTACCTTGAGTCTCGTGAGAAGTTGGGATTCCCGATTTGCCAACGTCAATCCAAAGCCTAA
- the glyS gene encoding glycine--tRNA ligase subunit beta, giving the protein MSTPNTLSQSDNLLIELFTEELPPKSLRRLGDAFSEGIYSTLKAAGLLGDNSLTTGYATPRRLAVQITNVLSQAPDYPVREKLLPTSIAFDADGKPTAPLQKKLASLGYADIDLSTLEKAGEGKNEALYLNVIAKGAALEQTAQQALEQTLGKLPIAKMMHYQVLQKNGELADVEFARPAHRIIALHGKQTLHISALGIDAANQTEGHRFLAPGVITIASADQYESELTTKAKVLPSFDKRREFIKAALLKAAGADLVLMPDSLLDEVTALVEWPAIYECHFDQEFLEVPQECLILTMQTNQKYFALTDKQGKLRNRFLIVSNIETNKPEAIISGNERVVRPRLSDARFFFQQDQKRPLASRVADLGKVVYHNQLGNQLDRTKRVQGIAVGIAKTLSADETLASRAAEIAKTDLLTDMVGEFPELQGIMGRYYANHDGENSEVASACSEHYMPRFAGDVLPQTQTGTILAIADKLETLVGIWGVGLAPTGDKDPYALRRHALGICRLLLEKNLSLSLPDLIELARKQFPQKDVQEKAKAEDIYAFIIDRLRAYLRDQAVAGKPFTSEEIDAVLSQSPAQLNDLIDRLTALREFNALAEAAQLAAANKRISNILKKNATTIPGTCSSKLLQVPAEIALYEALEKLTPTLTAAYEQRRFVDLLKALVALSTPIDQFFADVMVMDPNPEVRDNRLALLQQLHQKMNLIADLGKLA; this is encoded by the coding sequence ATGAGTACACCGAATACCCTCTCTCAATCAGACAACCTTCTGATTGAGTTGTTTACTGAAGAGCTTCCACCAAAATCATTACGCCGCTTAGGCGATGCTTTTAGTGAAGGTATTTATTCAACCCTTAAGGCTGCAGGCCTCTTGGGCGATAACTCTCTTACTACTGGCTACGCTACACCGCGCCGCCTTGCAGTTCAAATTACCAATGTCTTGAGCCAAGCTCCCGACTATCCAGTACGTGAAAAATTACTCCCGACTAGCATTGCTTTTGATGCTGATGGGAAGCCGACTGCACCACTGCAAAAGAAGTTGGCCTCTTTGGGCTATGCAGATATCGATCTCTCCACTTTAGAAAAAGCGGGCGAAGGTAAGAATGAAGCCTTGTATCTCAATGTCATCGCTAAAGGTGCGGCATTAGAGCAAACCGCTCAACAAGCACTCGAGCAAACACTGGGCAAATTACCCATCGCTAAAATGATGCACTACCAAGTGCTACAGAAAAATGGTGAATTAGCAGATGTTGAGTTTGCACGTCCAGCGCATCGCATCATCGCTCTCCATGGCAAACAAACATTGCATATCAGCGCATTAGGCATTGATGCAGCAAACCAAACAGAAGGCCACCGCTTTTTGGCTCCCGGCGTTATTACGATTGCCTCTGCCGATCAGTATGAGTCTGAACTCACCACTAAAGCAAAAGTGTTGCCAAGCTTTGATAAGCGCCGTGAATTTATCAAAGCTGCATTATTAAAAGCCGCTGGTGCTGATTTGGTGTTGATGCCAGATAGCCTGTTAGACGAGGTGACTGCTTTAGTAGAGTGGCCAGCAATCTATGAGTGCCACTTTGATCAAGAGTTCTTAGAGGTTCCTCAAGAATGCTTGATTTTGACAATGCAGACTAATCAAAAGTACTTTGCTTTGACTGACAAGCAAGGTAAGTTACGCAATCGTTTCTTAATTGTTTCCAATATCGAGACTAATAAACCAGAAGCGATTATTTCCGGTAACGAGCGTGTAGTACGCCCACGTCTATCCGATGCACGTTTCTTCTTTCAGCAAGATCAAAAACGTCCACTGGCGTCTCGCGTAGCCGATCTAGGAAAAGTGGTTTATCACAATCAGCTCGGAAATCAATTGGATCGCACTAAGCGGGTTCAAGGTATTGCTGTTGGCATTGCAAAAACTTTATCGGCTGATGAGACGCTTGCTAGCCGTGCTGCAGAGATTGCTAAAACGGATTTATTAACTGATATGGTGGGTGAGTTCCCAGAGCTTCAAGGCATTATGGGCCGTTACTACGCTAACCATGATGGTGAAAATTCCGAAGTAGCCTCTGCTTGTAGCGAGCATTACATGCCCCGCTTTGCTGGTGATGTATTGCCACAAACACAAACTGGAACCATCTTAGCGATTGCCGATAAGCTAGAAACCTTAGTTGGTATTTGGGGAGTTGGTCTTGCACCAACGGGTGATAAAGACCCCTACGCCCTGCGTCGTCATGCCCTCGGAATCTGCCGGCTCTTGCTAGAAAAGAATCTCAGCCTCAGCCTGCCCGACTTAATTGAGCTGGCACGCAAACAGTTTCCACAGAAAGATGTTCAAGAAAAAGCGAAGGCTGAAGATATTTACGCCTTCATTATTGATCGTCTACGTGCTTACTTGCGCGATCAGGCTGTTGCTGGCAAGCCATTCACTTCCGAAGAGATTGATGCCGTATTAAGTCAATCACCTGCGCAATTGAATGACTTGATAGATCGCCTAACTGCCTTACGTGAATTTAACGCCTTGGCAGAAGCTGCTCAATTAGCTGCTGCCAACAAGCGTATTAGCAACATTCTGAAAAAGAATGCCACGACTATTCCGGGAACTTGCTCAAGTAAGCTCTTACAAGTTCCTGCCGAAATCGCTCTATACGAAGCCCTTGAGAAACTCACCCCAACACTAACTGCCGCTTATGAGCAACGTCGGTTTGTAGACCTATTAAAGGCATTGGTGGCTTTAAGTACCCCAATCGATCAATTCTTTGCCGATGTCATGGTGATGGATCCCAATCCAGAGGTACGCGATAACCGCTTAGCCCTCCTGCAACAACTTCACCAGAAAATGAATCTCATTGCCGACCTCGGCAAATTAGCATGA
- the gmhB gene encoding D-glycero-beta-D-manno-heptose 1,7-bisphosphate 7-phosphatase, producing the protein MSISSSKLIILDRDGVINEDRDDYVKSSDEWIPLPGSLEAIALLNQAGYQIAVATNQSGLARGYFNINDLHVMHSKMDKLLKPLGGHIDSIFFCPHIDANACDCRKPLPGMMKEIALRYKKNQSATPLLGVPIVGDSLRDLQAGVALGASPHLVLTGKGRKTLEKGGLPEDTQIHADLMAFATAILQDQV; encoded by the coding sequence ATGAGCATCAGCTCCTCTAAACTCATCATTCTTGATCGCGATGGTGTGATCAATGAAGATCGCGATGATTATGTGAAGTCGAGCGATGAGTGGATTCCGTTACCGGGTAGTCTTGAAGCTATTGCATTACTGAATCAAGCGGGCTATCAAATCGCTGTGGCAACTAATCAATCTGGTTTAGCGCGAGGCTATTTCAATATCAATGATCTGCATGTAATGCATAGCAAGATGGATAAGTTACTCAAACCCTTGGGCGGTCATATCGATAGTATTTTCTTTTGCCCTCATATTGATGCCAATGCATGCGATTGCCGCAAGCCGCTACCAGGGATGATGAAAGAAATAGCTCTTCGTTATAAGAAAAATCAAAGTGCTACACCTTTATTAGGAGTGCCAATTGTGGGTGATTCCTTGCGTGACTTGCAGGCAGGAGTTGCTTTGGGCGCCAGTCCGCATTTAGTACTCACCGGCAAAGGCAGAAAGACCTTAGAAAAAGGTGGCCTCCCGGAAGATACGCAGATTCATGCGGATTTGATGGCATTTGCTACTGCGATCTTGCAAGATCAGGTTTAA